A stretch of the Ktedonobacterales bacterium genome encodes the following:
- a CDS encoding sugar phosphate isomerase/epimerase: protein MDRPPIALQLYTVRDETARDFAGTLRQVAQLGYRAVEFAGYGGLAADQMAELLTEHGLRAASTHIGLAALESNLGRELDYCQTINCSALVLPWLPPEQRGADDLRALAERLNEIGRRCHERGIAFGYHNHDFEFAQSEGAMLLDALLENTDPLVVALELDVYWAAYAGVDPAAYLRKRAGRALLIHVKDMAADRSFTEVGDGTLDMVGICRAAHEQGARWYIVENDQPRIPSLESARRSLEKLRGILQAI, encoded by the coding sequence ATGGACCGGCCACCCATTGCGCTGCAACTCTATACGGTGCGCGACGAGACCGCGCGTGACTTTGCAGGGACGCTTCGGCAAGTGGCGCAGCTTGGCTATCGCGCCGTTGAGTTTGCGGGCTATGGCGGACTCGCAGCGGACCAGATGGCAGAGCTATTAACAGAGCATGGCTTGCGCGCTGCGTCAACGCATATCGGTCTGGCGGCCCTGGAGAGCAATCTTGGCCGCGAGCTTGATTATTGCCAGACGATTAACTGCTCCGCGCTGGTTCTGCCCTGGCTGCCGCCTGAGCAGCGCGGCGCGGACGACCTGCGCGCGCTTGCCGAGCGCCTCAATGAGATTGGCCGCCGCTGCCACGAGCGCGGCATCGCGTTTGGCTACCATAACCATGATTTTGAGTTTGCTCAGAGCGAGGGGGCGATGCTCCTCGACGCGCTGCTTGAAAACACAGACCCGCTGGTGGTTGCCCTGGAGCTTGATGTCTACTGGGCGGCCTATGCCGGTGTCGATCCGGCGGCCTATCTGCGCAAGCGCGCTGGCCGCGCGCTGCTGATTCATGTCAAGGATATGGCGGCTGACCGGAGCTTTACCGAGGTAGGCGATGGGACGCTAGACATGGTGGGCATTTGCCGGGCAGCGCACGAGCAGGGCGCGCGCTGGTATATTGTGGAGAATGATCAGCCCCGTATCCCTTCGCTGGAGAGCGCGCGCCGCTCGTTGGAAAAGCTGCGGGGTATCTTGCAAGCGATCTAA